The following are encoded together in the Rhizobium tumorigenes genome:
- a CDS encoding DUF1178 family protein, whose translation MIRYSLSCDHGHEFEGWFSQSADFERQVESGLLSCPTCGSSAIGKMLMAPSVSTTRTREALTTLAMDKARKQAIATLKDAVAAIKANSQDVGSNFPEEARKIHYGEADVRGIIGQATPAEARSLIEEGIEIAPLPTLPDDAN comes from the coding sequence GTGATCCGCTATTCGCTCAGCTGCGACCACGGCCATGAGTTCGAGGGCTGGTTTTCGCAAAGCGCCGATTTCGAGCGACAGGTCGAAAGTGGGTTGCTGAGCTGCCCGACCTGCGGATCCTCGGCCATCGGCAAGATGCTGATGGCGCCGTCCGTTTCGACGACGCGGACGCGGGAGGCACTGACGACGCTGGCGATGGACAAGGCCCGCAAGCAGGCAATCGCCACGCTCAAGGATGCCGTTGCCGCCATCAAGGCGAATTCGCAAGATGTTGGGTCCAATTTTCCGGAAGAGGCCCGCAAGATCCACTACGGAGAAGCCGACGTCCGTGGCATCATCGGCCAGGCAACGCCTGCCGAGGCGCGCTCGCTGATCGAGGAAGGTATCGAGATCGCCCCGCTTCCGACATTGCCTGACGACGCCAACTGA
- a CDS encoding carbon-nitrogen hydrolase family protein yields the protein MSFKAAAIQMCSGTDPEKNVADMVRLVRDAASRGAVYVQTPEMTGAIQRDRPGLRAILRNEADDLVVAAASRTAAELGIHLHIGSTAISLDDGKIANRGFLFGPDGDLVTRYDKIHMFDVDLDNGESWRESAVYRPGSEARLVSLPFAKLGFSICYDVRFPELFRSQAVAGAEVMSIPAAFTRQTGEAHWEILLRARAIENGMFVIAAAQAGVHQDGRETYGHSMIVDPWGKVLASAGGSGEAVLVADIDVAAVKAAREKIPNLKNGRAFTLETIEAARAGGVAA from the coding sequence ATGAGCTTCAAGGCCGCCGCTATCCAGATGTGCTCGGGCACCGACCCGGAGAAGAACGTCGCCGATATGGTGCGCCTGGTGCGGGATGCCGCGTCGAGGGGTGCGGTCTATGTCCAGACGCCTGAAATGACCGGCGCCATCCAGCGCGACCGGCCCGGTCTGAGGGCGATCCTGCGCAACGAGGCCGATGATCTCGTCGTTGCTGCAGCGTCGCGGACAGCGGCCGAACTCGGCATCCACCTGCACATCGGCTCGACCGCCATCTCGCTCGACGATGGAAAGATCGCCAATCGCGGTTTCCTGTTTGGCCCGGATGGCGACCTCGTGACGCGTTACGACAAGATCCACATGTTCGACGTCGATCTCGACAATGGCGAAAGCTGGCGCGAGAGTGCCGTCTATCGTCCAGGCTCCGAGGCTCGGTTGGTGTCGCTGCCGTTTGCGAAACTCGGCTTCTCGATTTGCTACGATGTCCGCTTTCCCGAGCTTTTCCGCAGCCAGGCCGTTGCCGGCGCCGAAGTGATGAGCATTCCGGCAGCCTTTACCCGCCAGACCGGCGAGGCGCACTGGGAAATCCTCCTGAGGGCACGGGCCATCGAGAACGGCATGTTCGTTATCGCCGCAGCCCAGGCCGGCGTTCACCAGGACGGCCGCGAGACATATGGCCACTCGATGATCGTCGATCCCTGGGGCAAGGTGCTCGCCTCTGCCGGCGGCAGCGGCGAGGCCGTGCTGGTGGCTGATATCGACGTTGCCGCAGTCAAGGCTGCCCGCGAAAAGATCCCCAATCTGAAAAACGGCCGTGCGTTTACGCTGGAGACGATCGAGGCCGCAAGGGCCGGGGGCGTCGCGGCGTGA
- the grxC gene encoding glutaredoxin 3 translates to MASVVIYTREFCGYCAKAKSLLGAKGVAYVEHNATYSPEMREEMIAKSNGGTTFPQIFIDGLHVGGCDDLHALDRAGKLDPLLTA, encoded by the coding sequence ATGGCATCCGTCGTTATCTATACGCGTGAGTTCTGCGGCTATTGCGCCAAGGCAAAATCGCTGCTTGGGGCCAAGGGCGTCGCCTATGTCGAGCACAATGCCACCTATTCCCCCGAGATGCGCGAGGAGATGATCGCCAAATCGAACGGCGGCACGACATTTCCGCAGATCTTCATCGACGGCCTGCATGTCGGAGGGTGCGACGACCTGCATGCGCTCGACAGGGCGGGCAAGCTCGATCCGCTTCTTACCGCCTGA
- a CDS encoding ComF family protein: MGTSRPEITAALIGRGLLRPWFMLADLLYPPGCAACGASTGSHRSLCPRCWSTIRFVERPYCEVMGSPFTHDLGAGILSAEAIADPPPFDRLRSAAIHDGVVRDLVHGLKYRDRIDLARMMAEWMLRASDGAVAGCYALIPVPLHRTRLFSRKFNQAAELARHLAVLSGKPLLPATLVRIKRTSQQVGLGARARQDNVRGAFALARHRDNDVFGRRIVLIDDVYTTGATVAAATRVLKKAGAADVTVLTFARALAMPI, from the coding sequence ATGGGGACGAGCCGACCGGAAATCACCGCTGCGCTCATCGGACGCGGGCTGCTGCGGCCGTGGTTTATGCTGGCCGATCTGCTCTATCCGCCCGGCTGTGCTGCCTGTGGCGCTTCGACCGGTAGCCACCGCAGCCTTTGCCCGCGCTGCTGGTCGACGATCCGTTTCGTCGAGCGACCCTATTGCGAGGTGATGGGCAGCCCGTTTACCCACGATCTCGGCGCCGGCATCCTCAGCGCCGAGGCGATTGCCGATCCGCCGCCGTTCGACCGGCTGCGCTCGGCGGCGATCCATGACGGCGTGGTGCGCGATCTCGTCCACGGCCTCAAATATCGCGACCGTATCGACCTTGCGCGGATGATGGCCGAATGGATGCTGCGCGCCAGCGACGGTGCGGTTGCCGGTTGCTATGCGCTGATCCCGGTGCCGCTGCACCGCACCCGGCTGTTTTCGCGCAAGTTCAACCAGGCAGCCGAGCTCGCCAGGCATCTGGCTGTACTTTCCGGCAAGCCGCTGCTGCCGGCGACGCTTGTCCGGATCAAGCGCACCAGCCAGCAGGTGGGCCTTGGTGCCCGGGCCCGGCAGGACAATGTCCGTGGCGCCTTTGCGCTCGCACGCCACCGCGACAACGACGTTTTCGGCCGGCGCATCGTGCTCATAGACGACGTCTACACGACGGGAGCGACCGTCGCGGCAGCGACGCGGGTGCTGAAAAAGGCGGGCGCTGCGGATGTCACCGTCTTGACCTTTGCGCGGGCGCTCGCCATGCCTATATGA
- a CDS encoding class I SAM-dependent methyltransferase, with translation MEIVFDQDVIAANRRRALARGDAKAAFLLDIAANELAERLSLVERRFEEAVELHGATGIAARLAMASGKIGHMTRIETDERPALAGETIVVAPLEQLPLAPASVNLVLSPLGLHLTNDTPGVFIQVHRALQPDGLFLAAIPGNGTLQELREVMLATEIEMFGGASPRVIPFPDVRDVGGLLQRAGFALPVVDAESYTVRYASLFPLMEDLRAMGMANPLVDRSRRPVGRGFFLRAAELYAERFADADGRIRATFSIIYASGWKPHESQQKPLRPGSAKTRLADALKVEEKALKP, from the coding sequence ATGGAAATCGTATTCGACCAGGACGTTATCGCCGCCAACCGCCGCCGCGCGCTGGCGAGGGGCGACGCCAAGGCCGCCTTCCTGCTCGACATCGCCGCCAACGAACTGGCCGAGCGATTGTCGCTGGTGGAACGCCGTTTTGAGGAGGCGGTGGAGCTGCACGGCGCGACCGGCATCGCGGCACGGCTGGCGATGGCGTCCGGCAAGATCGGCCATATGACGCGCATCGAGACCGACGAACGGCCGGCCCTCGCCGGTGAGACCATCGTCGTCGCGCCGCTCGAACAGCTGCCGCTGGCTCCGGCCTCCGTCAATCTCGTGCTCTCGCCGCTGGGGCTGCACCTCACCAACGACACGCCGGGCGTTTTCATCCAGGTGCATCGCGCATTGCAGCCGGACGGGCTGTTCCTGGCAGCCATACCCGGCAACGGCACGCTGCAGGAACTGCGCGAGGTAATGCTGGCAACCGAGATAGAGATGTTTGGCGGCGCCAGTCCGCGCGTCATCCCCTTCCCCGACGTGCGCGATGTCGGCGGGCTGCTGCAGCGGGCGGGCTTCGCACTGCCGGTCGTCGATGCCGAAAGCTATACGGTGCGCTACGCCTCGCTGTTCCCGCTGATGGAGGACCTGCGCGCCATGGGCATGGCCAATCCGCTCGTCGACCGCAGCCGCCGGCCGGTCGGCCGCGGCTTCTTCCTTCGTGCTGCGGAATTGTATGCCGAGCGCTTCGCCGATGCCGACGGACGGATCCGGGCGACATTCTCGATCATCTATGCATCGGGCTGGAAGCCGCATGAAAGCCAGCAGAAGCCATTGCGTCCGGGCTCTGCCAAGACGCGGCTGGCCGACGCACTGAAGGTCGAGGAGAAGGCCCTGAAGCCGTGA
- a CDS encoding Flp family type IVb pilin, with translation MHVVRKLIDDKIGATAIEYGLIAGLIAVALIVSLGLLGSNISNMFNFFANKVSAP, from the coding sequence ATGCATGTGGTGCGGAAACTTATTGACGACAAGATCGGCGCGACGGCGATCGAATACGGCCTGATTGCCGGCCTTATCGCCGTTGCCCTGATCGTCAGCCTCGGGCTTCTCGGCAGCAACATTTCCAACATGTTCAACTTCTTTGCCAACAAGGTCAGCGCGCCCTGA
- the mutT gene encoding 8-oxo-dGTP diphosphatase MutT: MAAGRKILLVAACALIDADGRILLAQRPEGKSLAGLWEFPGGKVEPGETPEECLIRELEEEIGVTTRIACLAPLTFASHTYDSFHLLMPLYVCRRYEGTPEGREGQGLKWVRPQALRDYPMPPADEPLIPFLQDLL, from the coding sequence GTGGCGGCCGGGCGCAAGATCCTGCTGGTCGCCGCCTGCGCGCTCATCGATGCCGATGGCCGAATTCTCCTCGCGCAGCGTCCCGAGGGCAAGAGCCTTGCCGGGCTGTGGGAATTTCCAGGTGGCAAGGTCGAGCCGGGCGAGACGCCGGAAGAGTGTCTCATTCGTGAACTCGAGGAAGAGATCGGCGTCACCACGCGCATCGCCTGCCTCGCGCCGTTAACCTTTGCCAGCCACACCTACGACAGTTTTCACCTGCTGATGCCGCTCTACGTCTGCCGCCGCTATGAAGGCACGCCCGAGGGCCGCGAGGGCCAGGGACTGAAATGGGTTCGACCCCAGGCACTTCGCGATTATCCGATGCCACCCGCAGACGAACCGCTGATCCCGTTTCTGCAAGACCTGCTGTGA
- the argJ gene encoding bifunctional glutamate N-acetyltransferase/amino-acid acetyltransferase ArgJ, with protein sequence MSGSVSPLAPTTFATLPPVRGLRMATASAGIKYKNRTDVLMMVFDAPAAVAGVFTKSKCPSAPVDFCRNNLPHGTARAVVVNSGNANAFTGVKGRQATELTAKSAASAVGCSENEVYLASTGVIGEPLDATKFAGVLDQMQSDATGDFWFEAAKAIMTTDTYPKVATRSAEIDGVSVTINGIAKGAGMIAPDMATMLSFVVTDADIAPVALQALLSDGVGPTFNSMTVDSDTSTSDTLMLFATGATAADGQKRVETASDPRLASFRTALNALLKDLALQVVRDGEGATKMLEITVTGAESDAAAKTIALSIANSPLVKTAAAGEDANWGRIVMAVGKAGEMADRDKLAIWFGDVRVAVNGERDAGYSEDAATAVMKRQDIPVKVELGLGEGQATVWTCDLTKEYVAINGDYRS encoded by the coding sequence ATGTCCGGTTCCGTATCCCCGCTTGCCCCGACAACCTTTGCCACGCTGCCGCCGGTGCGCGGGCTTCGCATGGCGACTGCTTCCGCCGGCATCAAGTACAAGAACCGCACCGACGTGCTGATGATGGTGTTCGATGCACCGGCCGCTGTTGCCGGCGTCTTCACCAAGTCCAAGTGCCCGTCTGCTCCCGTCGATTTCTGCCGCAACAATCTCCCGCACGGCACAGCCCGTGCGGTTGTGGTCAATTCCGGCAACGCCAATGCCTTTACCGGCGTCAAGGGCCGCCAGGCGACGGAGTTGACCGCGAAGTCCGCCGCATCCGCCGTCGGCTGCAGCGAGAACGAGGTCTACCTGGCCTCGACCGGCGTCATCGGCGAACCGCTCGACGCCACGAAATTTGCCGGCGTGCTCGACCAGATGCAGTCAGATGCCACGGGCGATTTCTGGTTCGAAGCCGCCAAGGCAATCATGACCACCGACACCTATCCGAAGGTCGCCACCCGGAGCGCCGAGATCGACGGCGTCTCCGTGACGATCAACGGCATTGCCAAGGGCGCCGGGATGATCGCCCCCGACATGGCGACAATGCTGTCCTTCGTTGTCACCGACGCCGATATCGCGCCGGTGGCGCTGCAGGCACTGCTGTCAGATGGCGTCGGCCCGACCTTCAATTCGATGACCGTCGACAGCGATACGTCAACCTCCGATACGCTGATGCTGTTTGCGACCGGCGCCACTGCGGCCGACGGCCAGAAGCGGGTCGAGACCGCCAGCGATCCGCGGCTCGCCTCTTTCCGCACGGCACTGAATGCGCTGCTCAAGGACCTCGCGCTGCAAGTCGTGCGGGACGGCGAGGGTGCAACCAAGATGCTCGAGATCACCGTCACAGGTGCCGAGAGCGATGCCGCTGCAAAGACCATTGCGCTGTCCATCGCCAACTCGCCGCTGGTCAAGACCGCTGCGGCCGGCGAGGACGCCAACTGGGGTCGTATCGTCATGGCCGTCGGCAAGGCCGGCGAAATGGCCGATCGCGACAAGCTCGCCATCTGGTTCGGCGATGTCCGGGTTGCCGTTAACGGCGAGCGCGATGCCGGCTATTCGGAAGATGCGGCGACGGCAGTCATGAAGCGTCAGGACATTCCGGTCAAAGTCGAGCTTGGTCTTGGCGAAGGCCAGGCCACGGTCTGGACCTGCGACCTCACAAAGGAATATGTTGCCATCAACGGCGACTACCGGAGCTGA
- a CDS encoding peptidylprolyl isomerase has translation MSRYHKLAAAVAFAAIVAFQAPAFAADAVVAKVGDLEIHQSELDLAISNLDPQLAQLPDDQKKVAALSAAIDVKLLAKDALAEKLQDTPDFKTRMAYLQDRELHNAYFKKHVVDVVTDAEVKARYDKEVAALPKQEEVHARHILVKTEDEAKEVIKELDAGKDFAEVAKEKSTDPNKSDGGDLGYFQRGRMVKEFDDAAFSMPVGTYSKTPVKTDFGYHVIKVEDKRDAPPPPFDQVKDQVKQLVMRDKYLELLKTAKAASKVEISDPALAKAYADADKQQQQPDAAPATPDAADAPAADAPKP, from the coding sequence ATGTCGCGATACCATAAACTTGCTGCAGCTGTCGCCTTTGCGGCGATCGTTGCTTTCCAGGCCCCGGCCTTTGCTGCAGACGCCGTCGTTGCCAAGGTAGGCGACCTCGAGATCCACCAGTCCGAGCTTGATCTCGCCATCTCCAACCTCGACCCGCAGCTGGCCCAGCTGCCAGACGACCAGAAGAAGGTTGCTGCACTTTCGGCCGCCATCGACGTCAAGCTTCTGGCCAAGGATGCGCTTGCCGAAAAGCTGCAGGACACCCCTGATTTCAAGACCCGCATGGCCTATCTCCAGGACCGCGAACTGCACAATGCCTACTTCAAGAAGCACGTCGTCGACGTCGTGACGGACGCCGAAGTCAAGGCACGCTACGACAAGGAAGTCGCAGCCCTCCCGAAACAGGAAGAAGTGCACGCCCGCCACATCCTGGTGAAGACCGAGGATGAAGCCAAGGAAGTCATCAAGGAACTTGATGCCGGCAAGGATTTCGCTGAAGTGGCGAAGGAAAAGTCGACGGATCCAAACAAGTCCGACGGTGGCGATCTCGGCTATTTCCAGCGCGGCCGCATGGTCAAGGAATTCGACGACGCAGCCTTCTCGATGCCGGTCGGCACCTATTCGAAGACACCTGTGAAGACCGATTTCGGCTATCACGTCATCAAGGTCGAAGACAAGCGCGATGCGCCTCCTCCGCCGTTCGACCAGGTCAAGGACCAGGTCAAGCAGCTCGTCATGCGTGACAAGTATCTTGAACTGCTGAAGACTGCCAAGGCAGCTTCCAAGGTCGAGATCTCCGATCCGGCTCTGGCCAAGGCCTATGCCGATGCGGACAAGCAGCAGCAGCAGCCGGATGCGGCACCTGCCACTCCCGACGCAGCTGACGCGCCGGCCGCAGACGCGCCGAAGCCGTAA